The Gadus macrocephalus chromosome 1, ASM3116895v1 DNA window ATTCAGTTGATTACAAGAAAGGATCTTTGAAATCTTGTGGTTACTTTAATATCAATATCAATTTTAAGGTTATTGCTTTTTTACACCTTGGTATAATGTATCTTATTGGCCAGAGTACGAAATGTATTTGGAAACTCTTCATGCCACTTGCATTCCATGTTTGTCACTATTCAATTTGGTTTGCTGTGACTATTTTGTGATATTaaatacaggtccttctcaaaaaattagcatattgtgatgaagtacattcttttccataatgtaatgataaaaattaaactttcagatattttagattcattgcacaccaactgaaatatttcaggtcttttattgttttaatactgataattttggcatacagctcatgaaaacccaaaattcctatctcaaaaaattaacatatcatgaaaaggttctctaaacgagctattaacctaatcatctgaatcaacgaattaactctaaacacctgcaaaagattcctgaggcttttaaaaactcccagcctggttcattactcaaaaccgcaatcatgggtaagactgccgacctgactgctgtccagaaggccatcattgacaccctcaagcaagagggtaagaaacagaaagaaatttctgaacgaataggctgttcccagagtgccgtatcaaggcacctcagtgggaagtctgtgggaaggaaaaagtgtggcagaaaacgctgcacgacgagaagaggtgaccggaccctgaggaagattgtggagaagggccgattccagaccttgggggacctgcggaagcagtggactgagtctggagtagaaacatccagagccaccgtgcacaggcgtgtgcaggaaatgggctacaggtgccgcattccccaggtcaagccacttttgaaccagaaacagcggcagaagcgcctgacctgggctacagagaagcagcactggactgttgctcagtggtccaaagtacttttttcggatgaaagcaaattttgcatgtcattcagaaatcaaggtgccagagtctggaggaagactggggagaaggaaatgccaaaatgcctgaagtccagtgtcaagtacccacagtcagtgatggtctggggtgccatgtcagctgctggtgttggtccactgtgttttatcaagggcagggtcaatgcagctagctaccaggagattttggagcacttcatgcttccatctgctgaaaagctttatggagatgaagatttcatttttcagcacgacctggcacctgctcatagtgccaaaaccactggtaaatggtttactgaccatggtattactgtgctcaattggcctgccaactctcctgacctgaaccccatagagaatctgtgggatattgtgaagagaaagttgagagacgcaagacccaacactctggatgagcttaaggccgctatcgaagcatcctgggcctccatgacctcagcagtgccacaggctgattgcctccatgccacgccgcattgaagcagtcatttctgcaaaaggattcccgaccaagtattgagtgcataactgaacataattatttgaaggttgactttttttgtattaaaaacacttttcttttattggtcggatgaaatatgccaattttttgagataggaattttgggttttcatgagctgtatgccaaaatcatcagtattaaaacaataaaagacctgaaatatttcagttggtgtgcaatgaatctaaaatatttgaaagtttaatttttatcattacattatggaaaataatgaactttatcacaatatgctaattttttgagaaggacctgtatacaAATGTGGCTTTGTTAAATACGGTACTTATAACGGTTACTCAAGTAGCTGTAGATATTCTTAattcctttaaatccacaagaTATCTCTGCGCTTTAAGTAGATCGTACTAGCTCCTTCAACGCGACGATAAATAAATCAGTTAGGGCTAGCTCAGAGTTGCAATCGccctgtgtgcatgtgacaCGTGCGAGATTTAGGGCGCGTAGCAAGACTATCCATCTGCAAATGCTATACTCGGCATCAACGACGAACAAATATAGGTCATTTTATTTTCCTAGGCTGCAGTTCATATACATCTTTCGCCTTTTACTAAAGATTTCATTGGAGAGGAGTGAGTACCAACAACTTTATTGATGCTCTGCCGCAAGTTGGGGCTTTGTTCCCATGTTCAAGAAAAATAGCCTGGACCCAAAAGGTGTGAGCGGTGCACTTTATTTGACTCCTCGGCGAAGTTTGTTTTACATCGGAAATTCAGTTGTGGCATGCATTATTTACTTCGCTGAAAGTAATGAAATGGGACgaaatacttttttattttctgtccACCAGATGTCAGTCAAAATGCACTTTTCATAGTAGACTTTTTGCTATTCCACACAAGAAGTCAAAACTGTTGACTAGCCTATCCATACAAAATCTTAAGTTATTCATCTATATGTTCAATTATGTGAACAACAACTTTGCATGAAGGAAGATTAAATGTCACCACACACATTTAGTTTACATGGCTAATATTTGCTCTACTAAAACATAAGTGAAACAGCTAACTACCCACAGTGCTTTGCGAAACGGTAAATGTAATCTTTCAATTACATTTCCATTGGAACAATGTGTTAAACAAAATGTTTCAAGGCCAACTGTAATTTTAGCACTAGTGCTTAAGATTATTACTAAACTATTGAGTCGTTTGTTATAAAACCCTTACTGAAGGTCTTAGGTGGGACAATCGGTTGAAATGTGAACGTTGTGTCACAGCAACACTCAGGTTTCTCTTCAGATCGCATAAATCATTCGCCTTTTACTAAAGATTTCCGTGGAGAGGAACAATATGAGTTTCAACCAATCTTTTGATGCTCTGCCGTAAGGTGGGGCTTTCTTTCCATGTTCAAGAAAAATAGCCTGGACCCAAAAGGTGTGAGCGGTGCTGTTTTATTTGAGTCCTCAGGAAAGTGTTTAACATCGGCAATTCAGTCGTGGCCTGTGGTTCACGAGCAATGAAATGAGACGAAATACTTTTTTCTTCTCTGTCCACCAGATGGCAGTCAATGTGCACTTTTCGTATTACACTTTTTTGCTATTCCACACAAGTCAAAACGGTGGACTAGCCTATCCATACAAAACTCATGTTATTCATCTATATGTTCAATTATGTGAACAACAACTTTGCATGAAGGAAGCAGTGTCACAAAAACACTCAGGTTTCTCTTCAGATCGCACAAATCTTTCGCCTTTTACTAAAGATTTCCGTGGAGAGGAACAATATGAGTTTCAACCACATTTTTTGATGCTCTGCCGTAAGGTGGGGCTCTCTTTCCTTGTCTAAATCAAATCGTCCGGACCCAAAATTTAGTTTTACTATTTAATCATTTCACTAGTCAGTGTGTATTCCATTGCTTATTCCCCCCCGACAGTTGAGGTATCAATGAATTGCTTCCCTGAAAGTACTAAAGGAGACGAAATATTTTCTATCCACCAGACCAGTCAATGTGCACTCTTatattacagttaatgtgttgaGAAACAAGTCGTTACAACAGTAGACTTGGTCTATACATACAGAACTATTTTGtcatttatctatatatatttttactattGTGAATTAATCCTAAGCAGGAAAGCAGATTCATGTCACAATACATATTTAGGATAATATTTGgtcaacagtcttacccacaaTGCTTTGCCAAACAGTAAATGTACTCTTTAAATTTATTTCAGTTGGAACTTGTGAAACAGCATAGTTCAATCTGTAGTTTTAACACCAGTActtctataataataataataataatacatttaatttagaggcgcctttcaagacacccaaggtcaccttacagagcatatagtcatcattcaaaactatgtaaaacagactaggaataaaaggaaaacagaggttaaacatgaataataataataattaataacactcaaagacgcctaaagtgaagtggggacctcactaaccaccaccaatatgtagcacccacttgggtgataaTTTCACTAGTATAACTTCTGATAATTATGATACTGCAAGTCCAACTAAACGGTTCACATAAAAATGTCACGTAGGTGTTAGGTTACCGTTGGACAATGGGTCACAGTTTAAATACACTTTAGAATCCCTGTGTCTCCTCTCAGTGCGTGTAATAAGTCTTATGAAGAAGTATAGACTCCAATTTATGTGCTTtgtaaaaaaagttttttttcagATATTTACTCAATGATGATGTAATGACATATACTCAACGCCACACTTGTGGCGCAAATAATTCACTCCCCTGAAAATAAGAAAATGTGATTAAACACTTTTGCTTTTGCTATCCACTATATGGCaaccaaaataaaatattaaagttACAGCTAATGTTATTAGGAACCAGTAGGCCTTTATAAAGGAGTGGCCTACACATGCCGCTGTTGGTAATTAGGAATTCaaatagtatctgtggtattttttctttatctGAAATATAACTTGGCAAAAAATGCAGAGTAGGCAAGTCCTCTTAAAATGAAATGGTGAATATTGAAAGTAACcactatataataaaaaaaatacctaTTGATGCTCAACATATATACAGGGCTTTCTGTGTGCGTCAAAAAAGAACCTAGGACATCTCAGAGGCATGGTGACATGGTGAAGAGATCTTAGTGTCGGAGGATGCCTCATAAATACTAACTTCACGACAATTCCCATCTCGTGATATAACATTCTGGTTCTCTGCTGCACTCAAATTTGAACATCTGGATGGTATGATGAGGCAACATATATATTGTTCCCCATAGATAAACTGGTAGCACATTTTACTTTGTGCAAACCTTAGACTTTAATGAGATACAAGTGATTGTATATTTAGATTGTAACATACATTATGTCTTTAAAATGTGTGTTCCAGACCATGAGAAAAGTATCTCCTTTTATAATCCTGTAAAAATACGATATATTTTCAATGAAACATCAACTTAATGTTTAGCTTGATGATTTTATTAGAAgcctctatctatatctattttATGCTAGACAAATTCAATATGAAAATATACTTTGCTCTAAATATACTTTGCTCTAAtactttacatttaaaaagaatagTACATTGAAAAAAAGCCCTCGTCCCCAAGTTAGGCTAGCCTCAAATCAAATATCCAAAACCAAATTCTATTTTAATATTACATCTCTACATAAAACTATGAAACGTTTATCTATTCATAAATTACTCTATGCAAGCATCTAGATTAAAGTACTTAAACTGGGCCATAAACTAGAACATTATACAAGACCAATTACTGTATAAGGCTGGGAGTCCAACGCCCAGACCACTATATCATCTGATTCGCTCTGGCTCACTATAGATGACATCACATGCAAGAAAGGAAAGAAACATGTTATGATCATGTTTTGATGTAGAGTAGATCTGTAAGGCCCAGCCCTATAGCGGCCTCTACTGCACGGTGATGATCTCCTCCAGTAGGTCGGCTGGGAAGAAGCCCAGTTTGCGTCCAGTGCTGACCTTCAGGTATCcccccttctcttctcccttcttCACCACGATCTGAAACGGACCGGAAACGTATCAAGTGCTAGTGAATTTATTTAAGACTGGGTTGGTCACCAAGGCCCCCAATCATACCTCACAGGGAAAAAACGACATTTGAGTCAGTGCTAATACTGTAAAAAAAGAGATAAGataaaagataaatatatatataatcataaaGCGTAACAAGCAACAGGACTAGCAGGGTCTCAAATTATACAATTACACATATTGGCAGTTTAAAATATTTAAGGCAGAAATTACTTAaacaaataacaataaatatagactttatatagatagatagagagatagatagatagaatacAGACacatttaatgaaatacttGGATAATGGAAGTCAAtagaatttaaaaaaatctagAATTTAACTCACTCTTTCATTTGATAATAattattcttacacacacacacacacacacacacacacacacacacacacacacacacacacacacacacacacacaaacacacacacacaaccacacacaaccacacacacacacccacaaccacacaaacaaacataacttACCTGGTCTTTCTTCAATGTTATTTGTCCCATCTCCCTGTTCCCCACAAAGGAGCGTGTCACCTTGTACACCCTTTCCGCAGCTCGCACTTTAATCAGGTAGTTGGTAGGAAAGTAGCCCGTCTTCTCCCCCATcttcccctgcacacacacacacacattcacaatttTAAAATGTGACTTAAAGAATACATTTGGTTGTTTGGTTAGACACAAACCCATTGGACGGTCAAATAAGTGAGTTGAAAGATTCTACACCTACCCTCCACCACTCCTCATTGGAGTCATCAAGCACTATGATGCGGTCACcggggctatacaaatacagtCAGTATGTTATAAAAGTAACCATAAGTACAAAATGCTGTGGGTTATAAGAGTTTGGGTGTCAAATACAATATTACCaaatttgaatttttgtttgtaTAATTCTCCACTTCAATGACAAGAGTCACAATTCGAAAACTCTTCACAGGGCCATACATTTTATAATGGGCTTCATAATGTTCATACTGGGCTTCATAATGTGCATAATGGCATGTGGTACTTACTGAAAGTCCAGGTCATCCTTCTCTATGGCCTTGAAGCGGTACAGGGCCAGGTAGTAATGAGACTGGGAGAATGCTCCCTTACTCTGTACACCAGCAAGTATACAAATAACAGCTTGAATATGCATACGTCGAAATGTTGAACAATTATTTAAATTAGTATGTAGGCAGAGCATCCCTGCATGTTAAACATGGCGCTGCATGTATTCTTATAGTTAAAGGAATTTAAATTAAACATCAGCTATGTTATTTACCTTCTCATCCGCCttgtctcctcccttctccttcttctggtcTTCCGGTTTTCCTATACAGGGATGGCAGACATTGAGAGCAGGGTTGCAGACACTATTCAATGCAAAGCTTCATCATTATGTATCCTTCACCTTCCCCCCCTTCGTCGTTCTCTTTGGGCTGCCcaccgtcctcttcctcctcctccatcatcatcatcatctgggAGAATAAAATAATTTCAGCATCACAACCTCTTCTAACAGATTCCCAgacatgttatggtttggtaaATGGTTTAGTAGCTATATAGTGAGGAAATTGTATCACGTTGATTTCATTAAAATGCTGCCTCCAGGTTTCATACAAAAAAAACTTGAAGGAACTCACATTCTTCTTGTCATTGTCGTTCTTCTTGCGCTCCTTGTTGGCCATGATGACACCGACACGCAGCGTGTCGAACACCGGGTCGTTACGGTTGGTGTTGGCTGGGAGACGGACGGAGCAGTCAGTCTGCGGTACATGCTCAGATTTACATGAATAACTCATATTTACAATGCAATTTCTTTCGCTGACATAGCCTACATAATAACAATCAAATTCTATACTTTTAACTATACAAGCTTTGTCTTTGTGGGGGTCTCTTTCAATACAAAGCTCAGGTTAAAGAAAGCAGCATAAAAATAAGGGCCCTTTTAGCATAGCAAGCATTTCACAATCATGATTCCGAATCACTGGCTATGCCTTTGTACGGTCTTCCTGTCTGTAACAGCGTTCTCACATGGGTCTGGCTGGTCACTGCTGTACAGGGGCGAACTGTAGGCCCTTCGGAAGCCAGGAggctacaaaaacaaaatgaacaaGAAAGAGTCATTGTTGAGCATTACACCACTAAGAACCGAAAATACCCTATTCCTAATAACATTTGTACAACTCGCGTTCATTATTTAGTTAACATTTTGGTATGGAAAGGTCATTGTTGTTATGGCTTTGGTACGTAGGAAGGAAGCAAAAGTATAAAACATTTCTCACAATTTTACCAAAGCACTTCTGGAACTCGACATAGGACTGGCACGAGTGATGGATGTTGGTCTTGCAGTTCTTGCACCTCAGAGCAAACTTGTTATTCACTGAAAAACAAGCCAAGGGGAGGTCAATGAATCTGTTCTTGACaaaaattgtttttgtttttctatttatCGGACTGCAAAATAGCATGTCTGGAAAATAATCGTTTTGTTTTACGTTTTGAGGAATTATGGTATTTAGGTATATTGTCCAATAATTTAGTCCTTGAACATGTCACAAAATAAAGGAACTGAAAATGTCAGCAACTCTTGACAGCCGTCTCATTGACAACGGTGAAAGCACTTTGGCGCAGCATAATTTGTTTTTATACATTTCCTATCCCAAGAGAAACAGAGTGAGGTCACCACGTACGGACTATCATGCGCGCGCAGACGTCGCAGAACTTGGGCTTCTTGCAGTAGTGGTCCTTGAACTTGTGGGGTTTGTCATTGATCATGACCACCGGCTCGGGGGGAGGCTCaggctccttctcctccacctccacctcctcatcgtAGATGAAGTAGACCTGTAggcacacgggggggggggggggggggggggttactgagGGGAGGGTGGACGCTGACGTTACCGTCTCACTACGTATGTTTCGAAAAACATGGGTTTGAAAGGGTGATCCCATAAGTAACATCCGCTTGTACCCTCTGGAGCCAATCAAAAGCAGCAATTTCAGCATTTGTATCATCCAGGCAACACTGACAAGTAAATGGAAGTATTAAATAGAAATAATATACTAATAATTCACCTCTGAATAATAAAGACCTTCAGATGCAAAGGTTCTTTGGTTCATATAAACAAAGCCTATATTTACCATGGACCCTTGTAAAACATTGTCGTCTAGTAAATATGTTCAAGTCAAATATTTTTGTGCTGCTAGCAATCAGGTTAGGTTAGGAAGTTAGGTTTAGCACCATAAGCTAGTCCTACATACTTCTGACGTATTTCAAAGGGCTCAACAGCGGTAGTACATTCAGTCGGGACGTCCCGCTACACTCATCAGTGCTACAACCTAATTAGTAAGTAAAATAATGGTAATAGTTTGCACACAGTGCCCGGGACAAGTAGACGACACATTCCTTGCAGTGTCTGCTGCTaagggtggtgtgtgttgttaatggggaagtgtgtgtctctaatgGTGAAGCGTGCGTTGCTGATGGGGATGCTTCTCTTGAGCTGTCACTCACAGTGTCACCTTCCTCCCTCACAAAGTTGTCAGGCGCTGGGGGGTTATCATGGATATCCACCGAGTTCTTGTCATCCTCCCTGACatgcacgtaaacacacacacacacacacacacacgcatacatacacacacacacacacacacacacacgcatacatacacacacacacacacacacacacacacacacacacacacacacacacacacacacacacgcacacacagaaaaacacacataagtATAAAAGTTAGTTCCATTTGGCCATTCTTACAATGCCATCAAGCATTTTACATAGGATTGCACTCTATATATTTTGTTTGATCACCTCCTTTCAGTCTAGGCTAGCACCAAATGAAGCAGACTAAAATTGGAATGAGGACTAAAAGGAAATAGCCATCAAGCTGGGCCAAATGTAGTACTAAAGTTACAGAAGCCATAGGTCAGAAATAGGATCCTTCACTCACCCGTCCATGGTTGCGGTATGACGCCTCCTAACGCAGACCAACCTACAGGGACAAACACATTTTACTATCATACAAATCATACAGAATCCCCTAAAAACATCTTCATtggaaaaaaaagttaaacaaaCATTCCGCATGGCTCGTCTGAA harbors:
- the LOC132462000 gene encoding SH3 and cysteine-rich domain-containing protein 3-like, translating into MDGEDDKNSVDIHDNPPAPDNFVREEGDTVYFIYDEEVEVEEKEPEPPPEPVVMINDKPHKFKDHYCKKPKFCDVCARMIVLNNKFALRCKNCKTNIHHSCQSYVEFQKCFGKIPPGFRRAYSSPLYSSDQPDPSNTNRNDPVFDTLRVGVIMANKERKKNDNDKKNMMMMMEEEEEDGGQPKENDEGGEGKPEDQKKEKGGDKADEKSKGAFSQSHYYLALYRFKAIEKDDLDFHPGDRIIVLDDSNEEWWRGKMGEKTGYFPTNYLIKVRAAERVYKVTRSFVGNREMGQITLKKDQIVVKKGEEKGGYLKVSTGRKLGFFPADLLEEIITVQ